A genomic region of Venturia canescens isolate UGA chromosome 9, ASM1945775v1, whole genome shotgun sequence contains the following coding sequences:
- the LOC122415641 gene encoding serine/threonine-protein phosphatase PP1-beta catalytic subunit isoform X2 yields MADVDLNIDNLIQRLLEVRGCRPGKTVIMTETEVRGLCLKSREIFLQQPILLELEAPLKICGDIHGQYTDLLRLFEYGGFPPEANYLFLGDYVDRGKQSLETICLLLAYKIKYPENFFLLRGNHECASINRIYGFYDECKRRYNIKLWKTFTDCFNCLPIAAIIDEKIFCCHGGLSPDLQSMEQIRRIMRPTDVPDTGLLCDLLWSDPDKDVQGWGENDRGVSFTFGPDVVSKFLNRHDMDLICRAHQVVEDGYEFFAKRQLVTLFSAPNYCGEFDNAGGMMSVDENLMCSFQILKPSEKKAKYQYGGMTAAQAARPSTPQKNPTKKSKK; encoded by the exons atggcggatGTTGACTTGAACATCGACAATTTGATTCAGCGATTACTCGAAG TTCGAGGATGTCGTCCTGGAAAAACGGTGATAATGACGGAAACGGAGGTACGAGGACTGTGCCTGAAAAGCCGTGAGATATTCCTCCAACAACCGATACTTCTCGAGCTGGAGGCACCGTTGAAAATATGCGGCGATATACACGGACAGTATACCGATCTATTGCGATTATTCGAATACGGAGGTTTTCCACCCGAGGCGAATTATCTGTTTCTCGGCGATTACGTAGATCGAGGAAAACAATCGCTCGAAACGATATGCTTATTGCTCGCATACAAGATCAAATAtcctgaaaatttttttctcctacgCGGCAATCACGAATGCGCCAGTATAAACCGAATATACGGCTTTTACGACGAATGCAAACGTCGTTACAACATCAAGTTGTGGAAAACTTTCACCGATTGCTTCAATTGTTTACCCATCGCTGCAAtcatagatgaaaaaattttttgttgtcaCGGCGGTCTCAGCCCCGACCTTCAG TCGATGGAACAAATCCGAAGAATAATGCGACCGACCGACGTGCCGGACACCGGATTGTTGTGCGATTTACTTTGGTCGGATCCTGATAAAGATGTCCAG GGTTGGGGAGAAAACGATCGAGGCGTCTCGTTCACTTTTGGACCCGATGTTGTTTCCAAATTTCTCAATCGTCACGACATGGATCTGATATGTCGCGCGCATCAGGTCGTTGAAGATGGTTACGAGTTTTTCGCGAAACGACAGCTCGTCACGTTATTCTCGGCGCCTAATTATTGTGGCGAATTTGACAATGCCGGTGGCATGATGAGCGTCGACGAAAACCTTATGTGCAGTTTTCAA ATACTAAAACCATCCGAGAAAAAGGCGAAATATCAATACGGTGGCATGACAGCGGCACAAGCTGCTCGACCATCGACGCCCCAAAAAAATCCGACGAAGAAGAGTAAAAAATGA
- the LOC122415641 gene encoding serine/threonine-protein phosphatase PP1-beta catalytic subunit isoform X1, giving the protein MADVDLNIDNLIQRLLEVFQTPNEQVPKKGRLADIFLSDFAVRGCRPGKTVIMTETEVRGLCLKSREIFLQQPILLELEAPLKICGDIHGQYTDLLRLFEYGGFPPEANYLFLGDYVDRGKQSLETICLLLAYKIKYPENFFLLRGNHECASINRIYGFYDECKRRYNIKLWKTFTDCFNCLPIAAIIDEKIFCCHGGLSPDLQSMEQIRRIMRPTDVPDTGLLCDLLWSDPDKDVQGWGENDRGVSFTFGPDVVSKFLNRHDMDLICRAHQVVEDGYEFFAKRQLVTLFSAPNYCGEFDNAGGMMSVDENLMCSFQILKPSEKKAKYQYGGMTAAQAARPSTPQKNPTKKSKK; this is encoded by the exons atggcggatGTTGACTTGAACATCGACAATTTGATTCAGCGATTACTCGAAG TATTTCAAACGCCGAATGAGCAAGTTCCGAAGAAAGGCAGACTCGCAGATATTTTCTTGTCCGATTTTGCCG TTCGAGGATGTCGTCCTGGAAAAACGGTGATAATGACGGAAACGGAGGTACGAGGACTGTGCCTGAAAAGCCGTGAGATATTCCTCCAACAACCGATACTTCTCGAGCTGGAGGCACCGTTGAAAATATGCGGCGATATACACGGACAGTATACCGATCTATTGCGATTATTCGAATACGGAGGTTTTCCACCCGAGGCGAATTATCTGTTTCTCGGCGATTACGTAGATCGAGGAAAACAATCGCTCGAAACGATATGCTTATTGCTCGCATACAAGATCAAATAtcctgaaaatttttttctcctacgCGGCAATCACGAATGCGCCAGTATAAACCGAATATACGGCTTTTACGACGAATGCAAACGTCGTTACAACATCAAGTTGTGGAAAACTTTCACCGATTGCTTCAATTGTTTACCCATCGCTGCAAtcatagatgaaaaaattttttgttgtcaCGGCGGTCTCAGCCCCGACCTTCAG TCGATGGAACAAATCCGAAGAATAATGCGACCGACCGACGTGCCGGACACCGGATTGTTGTGCGATTTACTTTGGTCGGATCCTGATAAAGATGTCCAG GGTTGGGGAGAAAACGATCGAGGCGTCTCGTTCACTTTTGGACCCGATGTTGTTTCCAAATTTCTCAATCGTCACGACATGGATCTGATATGTCGCGCGCATCAGGTCGTTGAAGATGGTTACGAGTTTTTCGCGAAACGACAGCTCGTCACGTTATTCTCGGCGCCTAATTATTGTGGCGAATTTGACAATGCCGGTGGCATGATGAGCGTCGACGAAAACCTTATGTGCAGTTTTCAA ATACTAAAACCATCCGAGAAAAAGGCGAAATATCAATACGGTGGCATGACAGCGGCACAAGCTGCTCGACCATCGACGCCCCAAAAAAATCCGACGAAGAAGAGTAAAAAATGA